A DNA window from Rhizobium acidisoli contains the following coding sequences:
- a CDS encoding phosphotransferase, with protein MAVFTDLSEIDCARIATTYRLGRLTSVIGIADGDAETTFLFRADRGEFIVTVFEGAPDPCDLERAFRTMETLAAAGVPCPATFRTDAGAATMTLSGKLVAVVGFVPGSRPSELTSAKSRALGNCTARIHRTLAASVAGSRRGLPKGAVHGALNRDNVFFLGEEVSGVINFRLRHDDLLIAELAQVLLHWTARADGTLDGGLAGALLAGYEDVRSLSENERQALPAFVMAATATSLAQDDRIADLEASAHRAFASAMAFAKGTQS; from the coding sequence ATGGCAGTTTTTACGGACCTTTCGGAAATCGATTGTGCGCGGATCGCGACGACCTATCGACTTGGCCGATTGACATCGGTGATCGGCATTGCCGATGGCGATGCCGAAACCACCTTCCTTTTCCGTGCTGACCGCGGCGAGTTCATCGTGACGGTGTTCGAAGGTGCCCCCGACCCGTGTGATCTCGAGCGTGCCTTCCGCACGATGGAGACGCTCGCGGCCGCTGGCGTTCCTTGTCCGGCGACCTTCCGTACTGACGCTGGCGCTGCGACGATGACGTTATCAGGCAAACTGGTGGCGGTCGTCGGCTTTGTGCCGGGCTCCCGGCCAAGCGAGCTAACGTCAGCAAAAAGCCGCGCGCTCGGAAACTGCACTGCACGCATTCACCGAACGCTGGCGGCTTCCGTGGCCGGCAGCCGGCGCGGCCTGCCAAAGGGGGCAGTGCATGGTGCTCTCAATCGCGACAATGTCTTCTTCCTCGGCGAGGAAGTCAGCGGCGTGATCAATTTCCGCCTGCGTCATGATGACCTTCTGATCGCGGAGCTGGCGCAAGTACTACTGCATTGGACCGCCCGCGCGGACGGAACGCTCGATGGTGGGCTCGCGGGCGCATTGCTCGCCGGATATGAAGACGTTCGCTCTCTGAGTGAGAACGAACGTCAGGCTCTGCCGGCCTTCGTCATGGCCGCGACCGCAACCTCACTTGCGCAGGATGACAGGATTGCCGATCTAGAAGCTTCGGCACATCGGGCATTCGCCTCCGCCATGGCTTTTGCCAAGGGGACGCAATCATGA
- a CDS encoding Lrp/AsnC family transcriptional regulator, whose protein sequence is MKRVLDRSDERILAELTRNSRIPYSELAEKISLSRNAVRQRIERLERDGLIQGYTIVAGEGKPRASNIAAMIFIYRHDRMRGGDVIQALKRVPEVVSCDVMSGEFDLVIRVEASAADRVREIWQDVSALPGVRDTLTAFALSSMIKR, encoded by the coding sequence ATGAAGCGCGTTCTCGACCGGTCTGATGAGCGCATTCTCGCGGAGTTGACCCGCAATAGCCGCATCCCGTATTCCGAACTGGCCGAGAAAATCAGCCTGTCGCGCAACGCCGTGCGCCAGCGCATCGAGCGGCTAGAGCGCGATGGCCTCATCCAGGGCTACACGATCGTCGCGGGCGAGGGAAAGCCACGCGCCTCGAACATTGCAGCGATGATCTTCATCTATCGCCACGATCGCATGCGCGGTGGTGACGTCATCCAGGCGCTGAAGCGCGTGCCGGAAGTCGTCTCCTGCGACGTTATGAGCGGGGAATTCGACCTTGTCATCCGGGTGGAGGCGAGTGCGGCGGACCGCGTCCGCGAAATCTGGCAGGACGTGTCGGCCTTGCCTGGTGTACGCGACACGCTGACGGCATTCGCGCTGTCTTCGATGATCAAGCGCTGA
- a CDS encoding aspartate ammonia-lyase, producing MAKLRVETDLLGQRQLPADALIGIHTLRAAENFDVSGITLQDFPAFVQSLAMVKKAAAATNLELGLIEPIIAQAIGRACDRLIGGEILVPHFPVDMMQGGAGTSTNMNVNEVIANLALLEFGQQAGKYDTVNPNDHVNLSQSTNDVYPTAIRLTVLREAETLLGTLRALVAAFRRKGAAFADIVKVGRTQLQDAVPMSLGQEFEAFAETLEEDVAQILGAAELMREVNLGGTAIGTGLNAPAGFSAAACAHLSEISGIMVRPARNLVEATSDTGAFVSISGTLKRMSVKLSKVCNDLRLLSSGPRAGFGEIRLPAMQAGSSIMPGKVNPVIPEMMNQIGFQVIGNDLTVTLAAGAGQLQLNAMEPVIVLNLLQSMQLLAKGMDTLRTRCIDNIEADAERCRTLHNGSLVLAASLNPFVGYARAATLARNALAEGIGLREAVERDGVLTPEQIDAIFGTSTLRVLGTVQG from the coding sequence ATGGCAAAATTGCGCGTTGAGACCGATCTTCTGGGGCAGCGGCAATTGCCGGCCGATGCATTGATAGGGATCCATACGCTGCGGGCGGCGGAAAATTTCGACGTCTCGGGCATCACACTCCAGGACTTTCCGGCATTTGTGCAGTCCCTGGCGATGGTGAAGAAAGCGGCGGCCGCGACCAATCTGGAGCTCGGGTTGATCGAGCCCATTATAGCCCAGGCAATCGGCCGGGCTTGCGACAGGCTGATCGGCGGCGAGATCCTGGTGCCGCATTTTCCTGTCGACATGATGCAGGGCGGCGCGGGAACCTCGACCAACATGAATGTCAACGAGGTGATTGCCAATTTGGCGCTCCTTGAATTTGGCCAGCAGGCCGGCAAGTACGACACGGTCAATCCTAACGACCATGTAAACCTCTCTCAGTCGACCAACGACGTCTACCCGACGGCGATCCGCCTAACCGTGCTGCGGGAGGCAGAAACACTGCTTGGTACGCTGCGTGCTCTCGTCGCCGCCTTTCGCCGAAAGGGCGCTGCTTTTGCGGACATCGTCAAGGTCGGCAGGACGCAGCTTCAGGACGCTGTGCCAATGTCTCTTGGTCAGGAGTTCGAAGCTTTCGCCGAAACGCTGGAGGAGGATGTTGCCCAAATCCTCGGCGCAGCCGAATTGATGCGAGAGGTCAATCTCGGCGGCACGGCGATCGGCACCGGCTTGAACGCACCAGCGGGTTTTTCCGCTGCCGCCTGCGCGCACCTATCTGAAATTTCCGGCATCATGGTCCGTCCTGCGCGCAACCTCGTTGAGGCCACGTCGGATACAGGCGCTTTCGTCTCGATCTCGGGTACGCTCAAGCGTATGTCAGTAAAGCTGTCGAAGGTGTGCAACGACCTTCGCCTCCTGTCGAGTGGCCCGCGCGCGGGGTTTGGCGAAATTCGTCTTCCGGCTATGCAGGCAGGTTCGTCCATCATGCCGGGCAAGGTCAATCCGGTGATCCCGGAGATGATGAACCAGATCGGCTTTCAGGTGATCGGCAATGATCTGACGGTCACGCTCGCTGCCGGTGCCGGCCAGCTCCAATTGAACGCGATGGAACCTGTGATCGTGCTCAATCTGCTGCAATCCATGCAATTGCTGGCGAAAGGCATGGATACGCTTCGAACACGCTGCATCGACAATATCGAGGCGGATGCGGAACGCTGCCGAACGCTTCACAATGGCTCTCTTGTTCTCGCTGCCTCACTCAACCCTTTCGTCGGCTATGCCAGGGCTGCGACGCTCGCGCGCAATGCGCTCGCAGAGGGGATCGGATTGCGCGAGGCGGTCGAGCGCGATGGCGTTCTCACCCCTGAACAGATCGATGCGATCTTCGGCACGAGCACGCTCAGGGTTCTCGGCACGGTGCAAGGCTGA